The DNA segment TTCGAGCGGAGAACCTTGCAATACTTTGTCTCTGCCATCAAGGAAGCCTAGCTCCACCACAAAACCTGCACCAACTACGGTGGCACCGAGTTTTTCTATTAGGTGCTTGGTGGCAAGAGCAGTGCCGCCGGTAGCTAAAAGGTCATCAATAATGACGACACGGTCGCCCTTAGTCACTGCATCAGAATGGATTTCGAGAGTATCCTCGCCGTATTCCAGGGCGTAAGAGATTTTTTCGGTTTGCCAGGGCAATTTACCAGGCTTGCGCACCGGCACAAAACCGACGCCCAGATGGTGGGCCACTGCCGGTGCCAGGATAAAGCCGCGGGCTTCGATACCAGCTACAACTGTGGGTTTGAGGGCTTCGCAAGTGACAGCGAGACTGTTAAGTACACAAGAAAATGCAGCTGCGTCCTTCATCAGGGTGGTCAGGTCCTTGAATACAATGCCTGGCTTGGGAAAGTCATTGATATCGCGGATTGTAGACTTGAGCCAGTCCTGGCGCTCTTGTGTCAAAGGGAGCTTTTCCATCAACTTGGTCTTTTCGGCATTGGCGGTCATTGTGGAGTCCTTTATAAAGCGGTCTGTTTACGACTGCTCACTGTCATCGGGTGTGCTGATGGTGACGGATTTTATACCGGAGGTAGCCGCTTTACCGCCACTCTGACCGGACTCGCTTGCACTTGCAAGCGCTTCAGGCTCAGCCGCTAACCCAATTTGATTGGGAATAAGCGCTAATTGTAGCTCCTTCATCGTACATTCGGCACACCAGCGTCTGAATTTATCAGTCTGTGACAGTGAAGCCACTAACTGTTTAAACTCGGGAGTCTCCTCCACGCTGGCCACTGGAGCGCCAAGGAGGTCAAGATATACTGTGCCGTTTTCGGAGAACCAATCAATCCAGTGCACTCTTTTGAGGGCAGCCAGAGCAAGGGCTATTGACATCTTGCTGGCGCCAAGTACAGCCGCCAGCTTGTCGCCTTCCACCTGACCATCTCTTTGATTGACTGCAAAACGCACAACTCCAAGGAGTTGCTTAAGAAAACCAGCAGCGTCTTCATCCACAATCTCATCTTTATCGCAATTACCTATGACATAGATATTTTTTGCGCGTGTGGCAAACAAAAGCTCTTGGAAATTTTTGAGTGCTGGTGGATATTGCCAGATCAAAAGATTGTCGCAGGGCGCTACCTGGGTGCGATCCTGAAAATCAATGCCTTTAGGCTTATTACCAGACTCACCATAAACAAAAATGCCACCGGTAAGTTTGCTGCCAGCCTTTTTGATTACTTCAAAATTGCCAGCATAGTCTCTCAAATCCTTAAAATTAACCCGCACCAGAGCCTGGCTCTTGAGTAAGTTACTGGCTTCGGTGAGCTTTGCTACATCAATAGATGTACTATCATCGTCCTCGGTCAGACCGGCATCAACTGTAGCAAGGGCAGGAGCAGGATTTAAACCACTATGATTGGCGGACTTACCGTTATTTAGAGCTTTAGGCTCGCTATCACTGTCACTTACGCCGCTAAAGCCAGGTTTGCGCCAGTCCACCATAACAAGCTGCAAGCGTTCTCTACCGCCATAAGCATTGACCCCGGCATTAAAAGCCAGATCAACAGTGCTGCCTTCATCAGGTGTGCGACCACGGCTGTTCCACATCACACATTCAAATTCTTGAGTACCTGCTTCGTCTCTTAAAATCAGGCGGCTGTGCTTGTTTTCTTTGCCCAGTGGACGGACACTAACGACAGACAATTTTTCGATGGCAATGATGGGCTTTTTGTTGCTCATGCCAAAAGGCGCCATGCTATTGAGATGACGAGCCACATCCAGAGTAAGGACGTGGGCAGGCACAACTGTATCTAGCTCAATGCGACCACGCAGACTCTTTTCGCCTAAAAACTTATTGCAACTAGCGACTATCGCTCTGGCAGCAGCCTCTGCCTTATCGGCCTCGATAGTAAAGCCTGCAGCCATTTTATGACCGCCCCATTTTTGCAAGAGATGCTCGCTTGCTTTTAGCACTTCATACAGGTCAATTTGTTCGACACCGCGAGCTGAGCCGCGCACTACGTTTTCTTCGGGATCAAGCTCACCGATAAATACAGGACGCTGGAATTTTTCGACCAGGCGCGATGCCACAATGCCAACCACACCGTGGTGCCAGCCCTCATTATAAATAACAATACCTTTGTCATTATCGAGATTGCAGGTAGTGAGCACTTTGTGCTCGGCTTCCATGTATATTCTTTCGCACAATTCCTGCCGTCTCAGGTTTTCGCGAGCAAGTTGCTTGGCCAGCTCATCGGCACGGACTTCGTCTTCGGTGGTCATCAGCTCCACGGCCGCTGAGGCATCAGAGAGACGACCCACGGCATTGATACGCGGAGCCAGACCAAAGCCTACCAGGTCAGTGTCTTCTTTACCGCCGACTTGAGTGAGCAGTGCTTTGATGCCCGGTCTTTGTGAGTTAACAAGCCTGGTCAAGCCGATTTTGACTAGATAGCGGTTTTCTTTTACCAGTGGCACCAAGTCGGCAATCATGCCGAGCGTGACAAAATCAAGCAATTCGGCAGTTTCTTCACTGCGACCATACTTTTCTAATAGACCTTCGCAGACTTTGTAGGCAACTCCCACACCAGGCAAATTAAAGAGTGGATGCGAATCAGCAAGTAACTTGGGATGCACCACAGCCACTGCCGGCGGTAGCATATCTGGCATCGTGTGGTGATCGAGCACCAGTGTGTCAACACCGAGAGATTTAGCTAGATTGATCTCACTAAAATTAGAAACACCACAATCACATGTGACAATGAGCTTGGTGCGATGCTTGCTAGCAAGCACGCTTACTGCTTTGAGATTGAGACCGTAGCCCTCGGAAGCTCGATTAGGAATATAAAAATCAACATTGGCACCAAGCTTACGTAGCACCGACAAAAGTACAGACGTGCCAGTGACACCATCGACATCATAGTCACCGTAGACAGAGATTTTTTCGCCTTTGTCTATGGCTTTGCTCAGTCTCTCAATTGCTTTGTCAGTATTAGGCAACTCCAGGTAGTGACTGGGTTTGTAGAGAGTTTCATCCAAAAACGACTGAATCAATTCGACAGTATCAAAACCACGACGCTTTAAAATACTCGCTAAAATCTCGCTGCCACTAGCTGCCACTAAGTCAGCAGCAGGCTCACCGCAACTGGGATAAATCCACAGTTTGTTGGCAATCTTTTCAGTGGTTTGAGCCTTCTTTGAGGATTCGTTCATAGATTTGGACTGTTTCCTTTAGATTTACCAGGAATATATACGCCAGACAAACTCTCGCCACCAACACATATATCTCTTGCGTGTATGAGCATCACTACCGATGCCAACCACTACTACTAAGCAAATCCTAACATGATAAGCATCTGCCCTACAGGTCAAAAGCAGCTAATGAAGCGGATTTAGCTCCAGGCAAAAAGGGAGTCAAAGATGTCTCAAGTCCATCAATTAGCTATACGCAATTTGACGCCAAATAGTTCAACGCATATACAACAAGCTTTATGGTCAGTCAAAATTACCACTTGACCAGAAATTATTTATGCGACCCATCATCCATGATTTGGAAGACTTTTTTTGGTTTGGCCACATTTGGCCAGCCACGCAGGTCATACTCGACTATTGTCGTAAAAATAGGTGAGCGCGGCCAGGGCAAAGCCCAGCCCATAATCCACAAAATCGGAAAAAGCACGACATGAAAACTCAAGGCCACCCAGAACGCCTGGAAGAGCGTTTTGTATTCGCGGCAAACTTTGACTAGTTTTTCCCAGATTACTTTTAACACAACGCCTCCGCTTCCAATTTAACATCTATGGGACCTTGAGGCTGTCAAAGGGCGTTATTGCACCTATAAAAATCAAAACTCTTATATAGGTGATACTATGAATTTCCTGGCTGTCAGGGCAGTCCTTGAACTAATACAACATGAAATCGCATCTTATCGCCAGCCTTACCTTAATCAGCTTGAGCCTGCCCCTGGCAGCGTCCCCGGCGTTTGACCAGCTGGCGGCACGGGCCAGCGAACACAAGGACGCCAAGCAGACAAAAGCACTGGAGTTTGCTCCTCTAATCCAGGACGATGGCGAAAGTGCCGCCCCAAAAGAAGACAAGCAGACAGAAACTGTCAAACACGCCAAAGTATCCAAAGAGCAAAAGCTGACAAAAGAGAGCAAAGAAGAAAGCTCAGACAAAGAAGAAAAGGCTGAAAAGAAGAAAAAAAGCAAAGCCGAAAAAGCAGAAAACAGCGAAGCTGAGCCAAGTCCTGAAGAAAAAGAATATATGGAGCACCAGGCAAAGCTTACCGCCATGCTCAAAATAGTTAAAACGCCCTTTGCCCTGCAAGCGCAAGAGTCAGGCGCAGGTAGCGGTCTATCCGCATTGCGCTTGAGTGATACGGCTCCAGCCAGCCGCCTGTCAGGTCGACTCAGTGAAAGGCTCCTGGCCGCCCGCCTCTATATGCCAGGGCGCCTTGTAATCGGCAAACAAGCTGAATTTACAGTCAAAGGCAAACCCGGTTACTGGGCTGCTATTGCTATGGCTGACCGCGATAGCGGTGCCAAGCCTGTGATGGGGCACAAAGTAAGATTGGGACCAGATCGCAAAGTCATTGCCCTGGGACAGATACCACCGGGCGGCGTACTCAGCCTCAACTTTTGGGCGCCTGTGGAGGGCGATTTGATTGGCCAAAATTTGTACTTTGAAGCCGCTTTAGGCCAGATGGCAAACCTGAGTCTGCCGAAATCGCCACAACAGTCTCGTCCGAATCACAAGCAGAAAAAGGCAACGCTATATTGGTCACTGCCGAAAGTGACAAGAAAAAGGGCATCAGGCTGGTGCCTGACTCTGCCGTGCCGATGTATCAACGCAGCGGCGCAGGGGCAGCATCACTCGATGCTGGCAAGTTGTAGACAAAGGAATCCTGATGAAAATTTTGCTCGTTCCCATCGATGACCGGCCAGTTACTTATACTTTTCCACAGCTTATTTGCAAGTCGGCGCATGTCGAGCCAATCGTACCGCCGCGCACCATGATGGGCTCATTGACGAGAGCAGCACAAATAGAAGAACTATTTGCCTTTTGCGAAAACGCCGTGAGCAAATCAGCCCCCGATGCCGCGGTTATCTGCCTTGATAGTCTCTTATACGGAGGACTAATCACATCAAGGCGCACAAACGACGATCTAAAGACAATCCAAGAGAGATTTGAGCGCATCAAAAAATGGCGTCAACTGGCCCAGACAAATGGCAGCAAAATGGTCATTTATGCCCAGTCATCGATAATGCGCATCTCTGACAATTACGACAATACCGAAGAAAAAGAGTACTGGCAAACTTACGGCCGCGAATTATTTGAATGGTCAGCTTGCCTCCATAGACTCTCCAGAAGTGCAGCAGATGGCGACGCCAAACTGATACCAGGGATGCTACAAAGTCTGGAAAGCAAAATCCCCGAGGCTATCCGCAAAGATTATCTCGACACGCGCATTCGCAACTTTAGCGTCAATCAAATGATATTGCGCAGCCTGGCAAACAAGGCCACAGACAAAAACAAAGACAATAGCGTCCTCGATTATCTAGTCTTTTCGCAAGACGACTCTGGCGAATTTGGTCTCAATGTCTCCGAAAAAGAACGCCTCTTGAACGAAGCGCAAAATCTGGGACTGAGTGACAAAGTCACTGCCTATGCTGGCGCAGACGAAGTAGCCTGCACTTTAATTGCCCGGACACTGATTGATCATGTTGTCAAAAAAGATGGCGAGAGAGCAAGACCAGTTTTTGCTGTAGCCTTTAGCCCACGTCAGACTCAGAGCGTAGCGAGCCGTTATGAGGGTCAAAAAATTGGCAGTACCGTAGAATCACAACTCAAAGCCAGTGGTGTCAAATTTAGTATCGACGATTTGACCAGTCCGACTTTTAATCTGGTGGTACATGGTCCCAGCGAAAGACAGGGAGACCACATCACACTGCCCGGTCTGCCTGACTTGAGCCAGGTGGATACACGCGCAGCTGTAGAGTCCACTCTGGAATGCCTCAAAGAAGCTCAGGGAGACTGTATCGTAGTTGATGTAGCTTATGCCAATGGTGGCGATCCACTCCTGGTGGAAGCTCTATTTGATCA comes from the Candidatus Obscuribacter sp. genome and includes:
- a CDS encoding adenine phosphoribosyltransferase — translated: MEKLPLTQERQDWLKSTIRDINDFPKPGIVFKDLTTLMKDAAAFSCVLNSLAVTCEALKPTVVAGIEARGFILAPAVAHHLGVGFVPVRKPGKLPWQTEKISYALEYGEDTLEIHSDAVTKGDRVVIIDDLLATGGTALATKHLIEKLGATVVGAGFVVELGFLDGRDKVLQGSPLEIFSVIQF
- the recJ gene encoding single-stranded-DNA-specific exonuclease RecJ, which translates into the protein MNESSKKAQTTEKIANKLWIYPSCGEPAADLVAASGSEILASILKRRGFDTVELIQSFLDETLYKPSHYLELPNTDKAIERLSKAIDKGEKISVYGDYDVDGVTGTSVLLSVLRKLGANVDFYIPNRASEGYGLNLKAVSVLASKHRTKLIVTCDCGVSNFSEINLAKSLGVDTLVLDHHTMPDMLPPAVAVVHPKLLADSHPLFNLPGVGVAYKVCEGLLEKYGRSEETAELLDFVTLGMIADLVPLVKENRYLVKIGLTRLVNSQRPGIKALLTQVGGKEDTDLVGFGLAPRINAVGRLSDASAAVELMTTEDEVRADELAKQLARENLRRQELCERIYMEAEHKVLTTCNLDNDKGIVIYNEGWHHGVVGIVASRLVEKFQRPVFIGELDPEENVVRGSARGVEQIDLYEVLKASEHLLQKWGGHKMAAGFTIEADKAEAAARAIVASCNKFLGEKSLRGRIELDTVVPAHVLTLDVARHLNSMAPFGMSNKKPIIAIEKLSVVSVRPLGKENKHSRLILRDEAGTQEFECVMWNSRGRTPDEGSTVDLAFNAGVNAYGGRERLQLVMVDWRKPGFSGVSDSDSEPKALNNGKSANHSGLNPAPALATVDAGLTEDDDSTSIDVAKLTEASNLLKSQALVRVNFKDLRDYAGNFEVIKKAGSKLTGGIFVYGESGNKPKGIDFQDRTQVAPCDNLLIWQYPPALKNFQELLFATRAKNIYVIGNCDKDEIVDEDAAGFLKQLLGVVRFAVNQRDGQVEGDKLAAVLGASKMSIALALAALKRVHWIDWFSENGTVYLDLLGAPVASVEETPEFKQLVASLSQTDKFRRWCAECTMKELQLALIPNQIGLAAEPEALASASESGQSGGKAATSGIKSVTISTPDDSEQS
- a CDS encoding DUF4127 family protein; its protein translation is MKILLVPIDDRPVTYTFPQLICKSAHVEPIVPPRTMMGSLTRAAQIEELFAFCENAVSKSAPDAAVICLDSLLYGGLITSRRTNDDLKTIQERFERIKKWRQLAQTNGSKMVIYAQSSIMRISDNYDNTEEKEYWQTYGRELFEWSACLHRLSRSAADGDAKLIPGMLQSLESKIPEAIRKDYLDTRIRNFSVNQMILRSLANKATDKNKDNSVLDYLVFSQDDSGEFGLNVSEKERLLNEAQNLGLSDKVTAYAGADEVACTLIARTLIDHVVKKDGERARPVFAVAFSPRQTQSVASRYEGQKIGSTVESQLKASGVKFSIDDLTSPTFNLVVHGPSERQGDHITLPGLPDLSQVDTRAAVESTLECLKEAQGDCIVVDVAYANGGDPLLVEALFDQPEALKKVKSYAGWNTTGNTMGSAIALAIATWYSRLGEGSPEAITLQQKQCLFTRLLDDWAYQSKVRKILNGETSTQKLAEQISPYVKTISAAINIEPRVRLSFPWRRAFEIEIGFEGN